ATTCATATTATGTGGTCCAGGATAATTCAATCAATATTTAGAATTCAATCCTTTTAAAGCACCAAAGCTGGAAATCAAAGGGAAAAGtcaaagcaaattaaatatgACAACTGTTTTGCTCCACTGTGTTGACTCATAGAAAGAACTGTCTGTTACATTTGTGCAGCCAAACAGATCTCATATATTGTAGTAGATGTAGTCATCCTTTGACGTGGGCGTCACCACTTTTCTCCTTTAACTCACAGCTTTAGAGGGAGTGGCGTTCATTTTTTCAGTCTTAAattatgatgtttttctctgtcagaaCCGAACAGTAGCTTAGATAACCTCAACCTAGTATGTCTGTCAACTAAAACCAGGGCTTTAAGCAATAATCATAACTCTAAAGGTTGCTAAAGTCAGAAAGAGCTATTTACTAACCTGTCATTAACACCCCCAGAATGTAGGCTTTTTGACGTCCGGGCACATCCGTCTGTCCTCAGGATGGATTTAGAGGCTAcatggaagacaaaaacacaggacttgataaaatgtcaaaacaccGCTGaccaacaacattaaaaataagaaactgCATATTTATCATGGTTTGAGGCTCATTACTTGTGGACACAATCACTAACACAAAAGGACAAATACTTAGTCAAAGTTGTTTATAATGACATATAAAAGTCACACAAACCAATCAGCCATCAGTTTACATCCAGTATGTAACTTATTTCAGTAGGTAACTTCACAATGAAACATGATGCAACCGCTTCGACGTAAATGGTAACTGAATTAGATTTTCAATTCAATACCGACTTtggtgcaaaagaaaaacttaaactAACAAAAACATTGTATATTGATTGTGAGGtttttaagatttaattttgcttttaaagatACAAAGGTGAATTTCACAGtctgaaatattattttttgtaataattATTACATACCCATAATGCAGTTTTTGCCATCTAAAGTTAGTTTCTGACCCATGGGAGATTAGGATGGCCTCATTTTTGAATACATTCCTCTCTCATGGATTTATATCTGCTATTTCAGCTGCATACTGGGAAACATAATAGCAGTTCAAACACCTAAAACCACCTTTAGAGGGAGCTAACAAAAACCAGCCACACACCAATAAGCTAACAGATTCCCAAGTGAAACTAAAGTTGATGCTATATAAATCAGTTTCACTTTCAAGGAACAAGtgaagtcaaaaaaaaaaaaagatcaagcTACGATGGCTGTTCTGCCTTGCAGCAAACAGGTGGACTTTCCCAAACCAAGTTCAAACTGCAGCATCAGGATTCACTCTCTCCTTATATAAATCGAGTGCACTGCTTCTCAACACAAAGTCATAATTTCAACTGAAGTCCATATTTGTAGAGATCATACTAGGCTGAAGGAGTAATTTTCAGTGACATAATTTGCTTACAGTTGGCTGTTGTGGAATAGATGCAGACTGAGGGCAACCATTTATTCTATTTTCATAATCAAActagtttcattatttttcccaCTATGTGTACTAATTACAGTCCTACAAAATGGATGTGGTTTGATCATTAGATTGATGTAATGTACAGTACCTCCATGCTGAATCCTCTCTGCATTACTGTATCCATGTTGGGTGTAGTAGGAGGTAAGGATGTCAACAAGTCCCATCATCTCCTGCTGCAGAGAGTTGACTTTGGGGTCTGGGTGCATTAGAGGTTTACCCTCCTCTCCTGACTGGTggtctgcacacaaacactcccacTGCTGATCCAGTAGCCTCTTGATTTTTGTAATGTGGTGGACAACCACTGCTGTATCTTCACTGTTATCTGAAGCATTTTCAGGTCCAGACACTAGCGGGCACCTTTCAGTAGAATCAACAGTAGAGTCCTGTTGTTGACTTTTTCGTCCATTTGTTGTAACAGTCCCTGCAGTAATGATCACATCTGGACTCCTTGACACTTTATTATATGGTTCAATAGATCTCACAACTGCTTCATCTCCATCCTGGTCTACCAACACTCTCTCTGCACGAACCCATACACCAGGATTCCTGATAAGGTGTTCAATCTTTTCATCCTTctttctgctctcctcctgATGCTCCCTCAGAAGCCCTAAGGCTCTTTGGAGCTCCAGTCCAGTTTCATGGAGTCTCTGCTCCAGCACAGCCACCTTAGCCTGCAGGGACGTCACTGTCAGCAGTTCATCCAGATCTGTACTAGTTCTCCACTCATGTGTTAGATTAGAGTCCTCTTGATTGACTCCGTGATTTCTAGGAAACATGATCTGACTTTCATGCCGAGGCCTTTTGATGTCCGCTGTACCATAGTAGGATGAGGTATAAGGGTCTGTGGTTCCATTCACCGAGGAAGGATGTGGATTCAGGCCCAGGCGGAGCCTTTCTCGTTCCTCCTGGAGGATGCAGATTTGTGCCCTGAGCTCTGGAATAACTCTTATCTCCATCTCCAGCTCCCCCACACGTTCCAGGGCCTCTCTCAGGCGCCTCAACAGCCCTGAGCAGTCTTGGGATTGAGGGATATCTGGGGAGTAGAAGATGTCTTCACAGGAGATGTTTCTGCCCCCAAGGTGATCCCTCGAACTTTGGAGGCTGCCGGGGTCATCAGTGGATTCTGATCCCTGTCTCAGCAGTACTGTAAGTGGCAGGCTGGAGGCACGGAGGAGATGAGGTCTGATGTGCTCACCTAGAGGTTGCTCATCAAACTCCTTGATTCTGGCCTCCATCTCAGTCAGGGATTTGAGCCCTGTGGGAGAAAGGGGTGACCTGTGATCATTTGCCCAGGAAGCATATCCATGATGATGGAGATCTGACAGTCGGGACCTGGGGCCAAGAGCTCCAGTTGACCCCCAGGGGCTTGGGCGATAGCCACAGCCAGTGGGGTTGAGGTGCCTGGGAAGAGTGCTTGCTCTGGGGCCCTTGCTTCGTCTCTGGATGGGGACTCTTTTGATTGTGTTGCCTTTCTCTATGTCATCTACATATTTTAGGAAGTCCAGGTCAAGTCGAAAGCCATACGGGGTTTCCAATGAGTATGGAGGCTTCCCTTTAAATCcattctctgttgttttctgagGCAAGATGCTTCCTGTAGgttaaaaacagtaatttagTATTCAGTACATATATGATTTTGGAAAATTCTTGGTTTGGGAGTTTTTTTCATACCATTTTGTCCTTCCATCATTTTCTTGTCTTCAGTTGTCCACTCAATTTGTTGTCACATTATCTGGTTGGACCATTGgtatctgacaaaacaaacaaaataaaatcaaatcgAAGATTTAGAAAGCCAGTGACACATGAAAAACACGTTGGGGTATTTTTACAAGTGGCAAAAGTGGTTATTGTGAGGTTatctaataaaataatgaacacagTCATGATTTCTGAGAAGGAAAACAGATGAATTTTAGCACAGACATTCACTTGAGGTTAAGCCGTGGTATTTCTGGTGGTAGACTAAGTCTTAATTTTGTGACCAGATGGAAGATCACTCTGGATAGCAACAGTACTTTTTTTATGCCATATGTAGCGCAAAGCACAAACATTCAATTACGTTCAagctctctcgctctctctctctctctctctcttctttcttctcattaTCCTCTTTTCCCATAgacttctgtttttctcacactagcactgtttcatttcttccATGCATCAGGCTGCTATTATTCAACAGTGGCAGGCCTGATGTTCACTTGATTACAGCCCTGCCATCCaggacaaaaactgaaaataacttgAGACTG
This portion of the Scatophagus argus isolate fScaArg1 chromosome 13, fScaArg1.pri, whole genome shotgun sequence genome encodes:
- the LOC124069889 gene encoding KN motif and ankyrin repeat domain-containing protein 4-like, whose protein sequence is MMEGQNGSILPQKTTENGFKGKPPYSLETPYGFRLDLDFLKYVDDIEKGNTIKRVPIQRRSKGPRASTLPRHLNPTGCGYRPSPWGSTGALGPRSRLSDLHHHGYASWANDHRSPLSPTGLKSLTEMEARIKEFDEQPLGEHIRPHLLRASSLPLTVLLRQGSESTDDPGSLQSSRDHLGGRNISCEDIFYSPDIPQSQDCSGLLRRLREALERVGELEMEIRVIPELRAQICILQEERERLRLGLNPHPSSVNGTTDPYTSSYYGTADIKRPRHESQIMFPRNHGVNQEDSNLTHEWRTSTDLDELLTVTSLQAKVAVLEQRLHETGLELQRALGLLREHQEESRKKDEKIEHLIRNPGVWVRAERVLVDQDGDEAVVRSIEPYNKVSRSPDVIITAGTVTTNGRKSQQQDSTVDSTERCPLVSGPENASDNSEDTAVVVHHITKIKRLLDQQWECLCADHQSGEEGKPLMHPDPKVNSLQQEMMGLVDILTSYYTQHGYSNAERIQHGASKSILRTDGCARTSKSLHSGGVNDSKKRDLVGLYRGNQSEQKESSISPREMAAAQVDADPEKGWREGERQTSSDRKMISGGTGSGRTDGSASVEAEAPAKMAKTTPQPSGEQTEGSSGSETTPGGRETVSSDFMAACQFLKDHMDNMDNPNDDMRKALVVLFQHWFSVAAEEASVASELAVYLREVKKSTPSLLAFLVNLADDNSNTVLHYSVSHCNYSIVSLLLDTGVSDVNLQNNAGYTAVMLASLTAPDGPSGMEVVRKLMDLGNIHIRSSQTGQTALHLAVRHGRVVMVRLLLSHGADANIQDNQGTTALMFAAERGHTHIARLLLERSQCNLTLTDKRGRTALSFAMQGSHTDTAALLQAHAKARAL